One window from the genome of Xenorhabdus bovienii SS-2004 encodes:
- the aceK gene encoding bifunctional isocitrate dehydrogenase kinase/phosphatase, whose product MEIDLAHLIAQTILQGFDAQYGRFLEVTSGAQQRFEQADWHAVQRAMKKRINLYDHHVGLVVEQLKCIHGTLQYDEDYIAKAKAVYTRLLPDYPRFEIAESFFNSVYCRLFQHSNLKPENLFIFSSQPACRFRHISRPLSRDFSPNSNIASMLRTILNDVPLRLKWEDLDRDIDYIMQYLQKTFSEYDLLHATFQIANELFYRNKAAWLVGKIRLGTTVYPFLLPIHHNESGSIFIDTCLTCRNDASIVFGFARSYFMVYAPLPAALVEWLREILPTKSTAELYMAIGCQKHGKTEYYREYLMFINASQEQFSIAPGVKGMVMLVFASPSFDRVFKVIKDKFAPQKEVSQERVQECYRLVKEHDRVGRMADTQEFENFVIEKRHISQELMEELQKEIPAKLEDLGDKVLIKHLYMERKMIPLNIYMEQVDEVQLKDVIEEYGNAIKQLAAANIFPGDMLFKNFGVTRHGRVIFYDYDEICYMTEVNFRNIPPPRYPEDELASEPWYSVAANDVFPEEFRHFLCGDNLVRRYFAESHSDLFEADYWSALQERIKNGHVEDVFAYRRKQRFSQRN is encoded by the coding sequence ATGGAAATAGATCTTGCGCATTTAATTGCACAAACCATTTTGCAGGGATTCGATGCGCAATATGGTCGATTTCTGGAAGTGACTTCAGGCGCACAGCAACGTTTTGAGCAGGCGGATTGGCATGCAGTACAGCGAGCCATGAAAAAGCGAATCAACCTGTATGACCATCATGTTGGCTTGGTCGTGGAACAGCTGAAATGCATTCACGGTACACTGCAATATGACGAAGATTACATAGCTAAAGCTAAAGCCGTTTATACCCGTTTGTTGCCGGACTATCCTCGTTTTGAGATTGCGGAAAGTTTTTTTAATTCAGTCTATTGCCGTTTGTTTCAACACAGTAACTTAAAGCCAGAAAATCTATTTATTTTTTCTTCCCAGCCCGCCTGTCGTTTTCGTCATATTTCACGTCCATTGTCGCGGGATTTTTCCCCTAACAGTAATATTGCGTCAATGTTGCGAACGATATTAAATGATGTGCCATTGCGTCTTAAATGGGAAGATTTGGATCGAGATATTGATTACATCATGCAATATTTACAGAAAACATTTTCTGAATATGATTTATTACATGCGACATTTCAGATTGCTAATGAACTATTTTACCGTAATAAAGCGGCGTGGCTGGTGGGAAAAATCAGGCTGGGCACCACGGTTTATCCATTTTTATTACCCATCCACCATAACGAATCCGGCAGCATCTTTATTGATACCTGCCTGACGTGCCGCAATGACGCCAGTATTGTTTTTGGTTTCGCACGTTCTTACTTTATGGTTTACGCCCCTTTGCCGGCAGCATTAGTTGAGTGGCTGCGTGAAATCCTGCCGACAAAATCAACGGCCGAATTATACATGGCGATTGGTTGCCAAAAACATGGCAAGACAGAATACTATCGTGAATATCTGATGTTTATTAACGCATCTCAAGAACAGTTCTCGATTGCTCCAGGCGTGAAAGGCATGGTAATGCTTGTCTTCGCTTCTCCTTCATTTGATCGTGTATTTAAAGTCATCAAAGATAAATTTGCTCCTCAGAAAGAAGTCTCTCAAGAACGTGTTCAGGAGTGTTACCGTCTGGTCAAAGAGCATGATCGTGTGGGAAGAATGGCCGATACGCAGGAATTTGAGAACTTTGTCATTGAGAAGCGTCATATCAGTCAGGAATTAATGGAAGAATTGCAAAAAGAAATCCCGGCAAAACTCGAGGATCTGGGTGATAAGGTTCTGATAAAACACCTCTATATGGAACGGAAAATGATCCCGTTGAATATTTATATGGAACAGGTAGACGAAGTGCAGTTGAAAGATGTGATAGAAGAATACGGGAACGCTATTAAACAATTGGCCGCAGCAAATATATTTCCGGGTGATATGCTGTTTAAAAACTTTGGTGTTACGCGTCATGGGCGGGTGATTTTCTACGACTATGATGAAATCTGTTATATGACTGAAGTGAATTTTCGGAATATCCCTCCACCACGTTATCCGGAAGATGAACTGGCAAGTGAACCTTGGTACAGCGTTGCTGCCAACGATGTTTTTCCAGAAGAGTTTCGGCATTTTTTATGTGGTGACAACCTTGTCCGGCGTTACTTTGCAGAAAGTCATAGTGACTTATTCGAAGCGGATTACTGGTCGGCATTACAAGAGCGCATTAAAAATGGGCATGTGGAGGATGTCTTTGCCTATCGACGCAAACAGAGGTTCAGTCAGCGTAATTAA